Below is a window of Caldisericia bacterium DNA.
AATAAATTATAAAAATTTGTCAAGAGGTTGTGGTATTATTATCTTAATGAAAGAGATAGTTTATGGGCCTGTAAAGTCGTGGAGATTTGGAAAATCACTTGGAATAAATCTTCTTGGAGAGATTCCAAGAATATGCACCTTTTCCTGTATTTACTGTGAATTGGGAAAAGAGGGAATATATGAAAATGAGAGAACAATCTTCGTTCCCACAGACAAAATTATTCATGAATTTAAAAAACACTTGAGAGAGAATTTTGAAGTAATTACATTTTCAGGTGCTG
It encodes the following:
- a CDS encoding radical SAM protein is translated as MKEIVYGPVKSWRFGKSLGINLLGEIPRICTFSCIYCELGKEGIYENERTIFVPTDKIIHEFKKHLRENFEVITFSGAGEPTLARNIKEVSDRIREIKKDIPQVLLTNSTLLNMDEVIEDILSFNIID